In a single window of the Heliangelus exortis chromosome 1, bHelExo1.hap1, whole genome shotgun sequence genome:
- the ZC3HC1 gene encoding zinc finger C3HC-type protein 1, translating to MATAAVGGTRGRPPPVTPQQIRHLIEGGIAPEAAGAEGKDTSNWLESANGSSQMDALSLESASKEAYFSRVETFTPLKWAGKPHELSPLVCARYGWTNVECDMLKCSSCQAFLCVSLQLTCDFNKYKERCMELKKALCTAHEKFCFWPDSPCPDRFAMLLVDEPRALLQDFLERFQSLCQLELQLPSLRPEDMKTMSLTEEKISLLLQLIGEELEHKKEGEKPPVKFATEILQVQVPACILALCGWTCSVSAGSVHLSVITCSRCMRKVGLWGFHQLESGGPELDSCSPTSVSPTPPERLLLLPTSPRRMLTRSQDTASPGSEQHEKSPSPSIPRPRSWDSPIPLERADLEVATPAPRSRPVTRSMGQGDNVEVPSSPLRRPKRPRLCSSSSSDTSLRSFFDPSSQHRNWCPWVNAVEGEEALEDTTAQVEKKPPKAEPGWRVVLDTLLATRKCDRVPETEPVSLSVKSCKVFRIFRQWESMNSS from the exons ATGGCGACGGCAGCGGTGGGGGGGACGCGGGGGAGGCCGCCCCCTGTCACCCCCCAACAGATCCGTCACCTCATCGAGGGGGGAATCGCCCCCGAAGCTGCCGGAGCCGAGGG GAAGGACACATCCAACTGGTTGGAATCAGCTAATGGGTCTTCTCAAATGGATGCTCTCTCCCTGGAGTCTGCCAGCAAGGAAGCCTATTTCAGCAGAGTAGAAACATTCACT CCCCTAAAGTGGGCAGGCAAACCCCACGAGCTGTCCCCCCTGGTTTGTGCCAGGTATGGCTGGACCAACGTGGAGTGTGACATGCTGAAGTGCTCCAGCTGCCAGGCTTTCCTCTGTGTCAGCCTCCAGCTCACCTGTGACTTCAACAAGT ATAAGGAGCGCTGCATGGAGCTGAAGAAGGCCTTGTGCACTGCTCATGAGAAGTTCTGCTTCTGGCCAGACAGCCCCTGCCCAG ATCGTTTTGCCATGCTGCTGGTGGATGAGCCCAGAGCTCTTCTCCAGGACTTCCTGGAACGTTTCCAGAGCCTCtgtcagctggagctgcagctgccctCCCTCAGACCAGAGGACATGAAAACCATG tcCCTGACAGAGGAGAAGatcagcctcctcctccagctgatTGGGGAGGAACTGGAGCataaaaaggagggagagaaaccACCCGTGAAGTTTGCCACAGAAATCCTGCAGGTGCAGGTTCCTGCCTGCATCCTGGCACTCTGTGGCTGGACCTGCAG CGTTTCTGCCGGCTCCGTGCACCTCTCAGTGATCACCTGCTCCCGTTGCATGAGGAAGGTTGGGCTCTGGGGCTTTCACCAGCTGGAATCTGGGGGGCCAGAGCTGGactcctgcagccccaccagTGTTTCACCCACCCCCCCTGAGAGGTTGCTGCTTCTGCCCACCTCTCCACGCAGGATGCTCACCCGCAGCCAAGACACTGCCTCTCCGGGCTCTGAGCAG CATGAGAAGAGcccctccccatccatccctcgCCCCCGGAGCTGGGATTCTCCCATCCCTCTGGAACGAGCTGATCTGGAAGTGGCCACCCCTGCTCCCAGGAGCCGCCCTGTCACCCGCAGCATGGGGCAGGGGGACAACGTGGAGGTGCCATCCAGTCCTCTCCGTAGACCCAAGAGGCCAAGGCTCTgctcttccagcagctct gaCACTTCTCTGAGGAGCTTCTTTGATCCCAGCTCACAGCATCGCAATTGGTGTCCCTGGGTCAACGCggtggagggagaggaagcCCTGGAAGACACCACAGCCCAGGTGGAGAAGAAGCCTCcaaaggcagagccaggctggagagTGGTACTGGACACACTCCTGGCCACCAGAAAATGTGACAGAGTGCCTGAGACAGAGCCTGTG AGCCTCTCGGTCAAGTCCTGCAAAGTGTTCCGCATTTTCCGGCAGTGGGAGAGCATGAACTCCTCCTGA